DNA sequence from the Candida dubliniensis CD36 chromosome 5, complete sequence genome:
TATCTCTTGTAATTCTTGGAAactattttcaaaatcttgttgttgttcattAGTTGGTGGGTTCCCATTGGGACGGGAATTTATTATATCCTCTAAAGCTCTAATTGAGCTGTATGCATCTTCCTTAACTTCATTGAATGGATCCATGATTATAGGTATCACTACTGGGTTGAAAGGAAAAATGGGGGACTCTACTAGAAAGTGGTTCCTGAgatttccaattctttttttttttttttttgaggtGTCATAATATGTCACGAAATTTTcatgttgtttgtttagaTTGTTGAAAACCAATCTCATTACactgttttcttttcattcaACCTAGGAGCAACCATTTACTCAACTAAACCGGATATCATTCAACATAATGGAGACACCCATTCCAAATCACgattcaattaaagaaaCGATAGAGGCATCTGTAAACGAATCTATAGATAATTCTAACCAAACAGAGGACAAACCTACAAATGGTTCTGTTGACCAAAACCAACAGAGTTCAAGTCCCATGGAGATAGATACGAAAGAAGACTCTACAAAACCAGAGATAAACACACCAACCCCAAATGAAAATAGCCAGCTTCCAATGCATGAAATAGTAGGTGGATCCTCAGTTAGACGATATCTCAACCAACATCTTACAAAGACTTTGCTTGAGGGATTAAAAGAAGTTGCACAAATTAAACCAGAAGATCCATTAAAGTATTTAGGGGAATtcttaatttcaaaatcgAACGAGTCAAAGAAAGAGTAGAAATGGTAAActtgtattattttttgcaGTGTATATAgattttgtattattatatgaTGTCACCCCCAATTTTAGAATGGTGAGTATTACTACCGGACTATCAGTTTAAATGCAGCATATGTGCTAAATAATGGCCTACATGATGTGTTTAAACTACACCAATAGAATATGATCATAACTCTATATCAATGGCAAGTAGAAggacaaataaaaaaaaaaaggcagaggagagagagaaagacAATGGGGAAATATGctttctttaaaaaaaaaaaaaaacaacctGACTTATTTATTGCTCTTTACATGCAAACTAACCCCATCCAAGTCTCACACAACTTACATCGAACATGTCTTCCTCGCACCCAGATACACAGGTGTTGCGACCATACTATGATCATGATACGTTCAATGCGGGATATTCTGTGATTTATAAAAAAGGTGTTGGTATAATAGACCCCAAAACCAACAGACCTGTGACATCCAACATTTCTGAGAAGTTGATTAATCAATCACTAAATGAGAATCAAGGGATCATCCGAAATCTGTTCAAACATGGAGGACCAGTGGGGATCAATGCCACTAGTGATAAGAATTATGTTTACGATTTAGAATTCaatgaatattttgaatcaaacaatttgattgaGGTATTTAAAAATCTATTATGGAATTTTGTTAGAAGTTATATAAAGGTGTTATTGACTCAACCTCTAGAGATTGTGCGGTTAGTTTTACAGGTTGggaaattcaatttcagtGAAACTGTTTCCAAAACCACCAAGAAATTAGATTTATCCAAATCCAAACGATTATTAAGCGAAACTGAAGATGATACTGAAGCAACAACAGaacaagatgaagatgagtATCCACGCCCACAGCGTAGCAGCATTTATGACAACGTTagagatgatgatgaggatGATGAGGATGAAGAGCCAATTAATTACTTTCAATCACAAAACGAGCAACAGGTTTGGTCAGGCCATGAAGTAGGTGGGTTTAATACGACAGCAACACCAATAAAACAGGAGAAGAAATCCTATCGTGACGGTAAAAAGAGAattagaaataataaaattaaaccaAAGTCTTTGCACACTGCTGATATTCTTACTgccattattaataaagatGGTCCATTTGCTGTTTTTAGAGGTATTAATGCCTCTTTTATATATCAAACATTGTCACATACAATTGAAGCTTGGATTACAGGGTTTGCCTCTCCATTTTTGGGAATACCTGATCCGTTTTTCCTTGACTTGACTCATTCAAATGATCCATTTAAATCATTGTGGTTGTCCGTGACAGCTTGTGTGTTGACAGGGATTGTGTTAATGCCCTTGGATTTGATCAGAGTAAAGTTTATGATTACtcaattcaattccaaGCCATTGAATGAGAATGATACTTTGGAAGAAGCAGCAGAAGAAATTGTTCAGTCAACAAGATCAGTACGCGAGTCAATTCGTAATTTCCCCGTTTACTATTTGTTACACCCATCGACACCTATAGTGTTTTTGACCACATTACACCAATTGTCAACGAGCATATTTAGAAAGATGGCTCCttatattttgtttatcaaatttaacaTTGATTCGTATTCATCACCAAACATCTACACATTTGTCAATTTACTTTCCTTGATTTTGgaattcttcatcaagTTACCAGTGGAGAACTTGTTGCGTAAACAGCAAGTTCAATTTTTGCTCACTCCTAAGAGAGAGGACACTAAGAAAGTAATTACTATCGAAGATCCTAAAAAGAGTTTGATTGTGGAATTCAACGATCTGACTGAAGACAATCAAGATTCGACATTCTGGGAAAGGTTGAAACAATTGGGATTATTCAACGGTTGGAGAATCGGAGTCTTGAATGTCATTGGCTTTTGGGGTTACAACATTATTAAGAGTGACGGTTCAGAGTTGAAAGAAGAACGATTATAAGGATAATGGATTGCAGTGGAGATGGAAGTCAGGGGAACACTAATTCTATGCTGTTCTTGCTACACAATACTAAATTAATTTGTcctttatatatatagctttctttttttttttgtacaTATGTTTCTGACAAATAGTAGTCTTATTAGTATTAATATACTTCATTcttaatttaatttgtttcCAAAGTGTAGGTTGACTTGAAGACTTAATGTTTTTACTAATCCGGTTGAAGTTATATATTTGTGAAAATATTAGACGCCACACCTAAATGGTATTATAATTTTCCACACgagttttgttttttcttcccTATTTGTTCCTTAGACCAGGAAAACTGAAATTTGTTTGGAACAATGGAACAGGTCCTAGTGCCACagttttaaataaatatcacCCGAAATAATGTCAATCAAGAACTATCTGACATCATCTATTGTTGCAACGAATACAGAAAGCATTCCCAATTTGATCTATTTAAAATGGCTTGTTTGATCaaactttaatttttagtttttgattcgttttttttttttttatattcaatCACCAATTCTACAAACCGACAAGACCAAATTTACTCCCCATTGGCCATGACTGCTTCTACCAATTCTAGTAACGACCAGAAAAACAGAACCCCgttaattttgaattcattttGTATGGGATGTCTGGGTTTACAATGTCCAGGTTTATGGTCGCATCCAGATGATAAATCTCGAGACTTTAATACTATTGAGTATTGGGTCAATTTGGCACAATTGTTAGAAAAGGGGAAATTTAATGCTCTTTTCATTGCTGATGTATTAGGTCCCTATGATGTTTATGATGGTCCAGGAAATTTTAGATCCGTTGCGAAAAGTGGAGCTCAGTTCCCCACTACAGAGCCAAGTGCAGTTGTTTCTGCTATGGCAGCTGTTACGAAAAACATTAGTTTTGGGGTAACATTCCTGACAATTAGTGAGAACCCATACCATTTTGCCAGAAGATTGGCTACTTTGGATCATTTGACAAAAGGTAGAGTTGGTTGGAATGTTGTTAGTTCTTATTTGGATTCAGCAGCTAGAAATTTACTTAACGGAGAATCATTACCACCTCATGCAGAACGGTACGAAAGAGCTCAAGAATATATTGATGTTGtgtataaattatttttgagTTCTTGGAGTGACGATGCCGTTGAATTGAAGAACCGAGTTTTCACTAATCCTGATAAAGTCAGAGAAATAAACCATAAAGGGAAATTTTTCACTGTTCCCGGACCCAGTATTACTGAGCCAACTCCACAAAGATTACCTGTTATTATTCAAGCTGGTACTTCAAAAGCAGGTAAAGAGTTTGCTGCCAGAAACGCTGAAGTAGTGTTTATCACTACATTCTCTCCTGAAGAATTAGGCAAACAAATCAAGGCCATCAAAACTCTTGCCAAAGAAAAGTATGGTCGTCCCGAAGGTTCCATCAAGTTTTTGCAGTTGATTACTCCAGTGGTTGCTGACACCCATGAGTTAGCAGAAGAGaaatttaaagaattgCAACTGTACGGGGATTTAGATGGTGCCCAAGCACTTTTTTCTGGATGGACAGGTATTGACATTGGAAAATACGATTATGAGGATAACATCACCGATAAAGGCACGAATGCTGTCAAATCGTTTTTAGAGTTGTGGAATAAAACATCTCCTGGTGAGCCAGCAAATGTTAAAAAGACTAGACGTGATATTGCCCGTCAAATCACCGTTGGTGGATTGGGACCAGTGTTTTATGGTACCCCTGAGGAAGTGAcagatgaaattgaacGTTGGGTTGATATTTCAGGGGTTGATGGATTTAATGTGACTTATGCTATTTCTCCAGGAACTTTTGAAGATTTTGTTGAGAAAGTTATTCCATTACTTCAGGAAAGAGGATTGGCACAAGAGGATTACCCACAGGATTTGGACCATCCTTTGACTTTCAGAGAACAACTATTTGGTAGTGAAAGAAAAGAAccatattatttattggaaaGTCATCCTGCTTATGATTTGAGATGGCGAGCTGGTGAAAGCAAggatgaatttgaaagaagGCTtaacaagaaaagaaaaagtgaAGCCCAAGAAATTGCATAAATGAGGGTTTGTCTTGTTAATTTAAATCACATGCTTAAACTAAATATGatacaaatatataatatatgatctttttttgtttgttgacTTCTTATTGTTTAGATTATTTGATAGTCTCTTGTTTATAGCAATGTACTACTaaagaatgaaattctATCACAACTTTGATATACGAGGTTTACGAAAGAGGCGTAGAAAAAAGTGGCATCAATTGCAGATTGCAAAATAAATCGTACGGTATTTTTTATAGCCGTAGCCGGACTCACTCCATACTGTAGTTTTTCAATTGCAGGTGTAGTTCACTTTTGTTGCTTGTATAGCCATTGAGGTAGAAGAAAGACTGATACTTCGTAAATCATTCTTTATTCTTTGTAGATTTTTAACGGAAACACTGAAgccaagaaaaaacaaaaaaaaaaaactctcTTAACCATTGACAAACAAAAGTACAACTTAGAACAGAATAATAGAACCAATTCTAGATCAATTCCTGATGAGTAAGTTCCAAAGAAATGGATAACAAAAGTATAAGACcgatattgttattgtaCTCTATTGTAGGGATGACCTTGAACATTAGAATccaataaagaagaaatcgAGAAAATGCcccaaaaataatttagaGTTTGTGGTTTCTATAAAATGTAACTGTTCAGACGTACTACTATAAATGTCAGATTTCCACTTAAGTTTTCTCTAATGGACACAAGGTCACTTCTGCAAGGGATGTTAGCTTCGTACTCTGTCAACCGTACTTGCCTAAAAACATTTGTTTTCTTGGAATTACTCCAGTCTTACTTACAATCCAagtcaaaacaaaaccaaactTGAAAACCAGTTACAGTTTTATAGTTCtgaaatttgatttacaaaaataGAAGTATCAAAACCCTAGAATTTCTTGTACTCATACTTTACCTAAAGTTTAGTGTACGCGCTACCAATGATAAGAAGTTGTCGGTTCTGTTTGAACACCACCACACCAAAAGCCTATTTTCTATCCATTACCTTCTTTGCAAAGTGGAATGAATCACCAAGGTGTTATAACACCAATCCGTTATCAAATACAAACTTGTCTGTTTTTGTTTCGTTTTGTTCGTTGTAGACTTgcaacaatcaatttatttattttctttggtCTCCACTGAATGCAATTGCATGCACCTGATTTATTTACACTCacaattataatttttttgagtTTCAATTGTTCTATATTTGGTCATGAGTTGGTTAATAATGGATATACTTACAATAAGTTATGCGGCTGAATCtttcgaaaaaaaaaaaacaaaaaaaaacacacaAACCAAGATGAAAATATAACAAAGtgtaaaataataatagaatcAAGAAGTTTAAAATAATCCAACAATACAAGATTTAACaagaataataacaacaacaacaacaaataggtttaaaaataatgtaTGATCAAAAATCTTCTTTCTTGGATTTTAATCATGACCCCCCTACTACGCATACTCCTCGTGTAATTTACTTTTCTCccaagaaattttttgcATTCGCACACTGCCACTTTAATCTTTAAAGTAGTCAGGGAAAAATCACAGCAACCCCGTTTTAGGTCTTGTTCCGTGAACTTAGAGTacattaaaattttttattaatccTTGATTAtctatattattaaatactACAACTTAAATATTTACCCAACACGACACGTCCCAGGTATATATATGACTGATTTATTCTCCCCTTATATTTAAAGGAAcgattttgtttatttgttttttgttgtctcgttttttctctttttccaattctttttttttttttttacaaccaatTCTGGTTTTAATCAAATCTACTATCAATCTTTACAAACAAACACATAATCAACTTATAATGTCTTGGAAACCAATTGTAACCTACATTTTCCGTGGTCTTCAAACGGTATTTTGCATTGTCGTTCTTGGTCTTTCAGCGGGGTTTTTGGCTGATGTTGGATATAACTACGACCGTGTCACTTTTGCCTTGGTGGTTTCGATACTTAATCTCCTCTACTTCGGTTACattttaatattgatgcctatttttttcaaaaattttactTTTTCTATTCTCATTTTTGCTGCCGAgttcattttctttgtctttTATCTTTCTGCCATGGGAGCAATTGCAGATGTTGTTCCTTCTGGAAGTTGTGGAGATTATGGCAGCTACTCATCTGCATGCAGTATTCTTAAGGCTTTGATACCATTCACTTTATTCAACTGGTTATTATTTGCTACTACTTTTGGATTATTCTTGGGCTACAGTTTTATTCCGCAAGTCAGCAGTCGCGGATTCAAATCCATTTTCTTACCTGTACGATTCGAGTATGGTGCTATCTTTACTAACTTTCTTTTGCCATTTGGTAAAAGATATGCGGTAACTGATCCAGTAACTGATGCTGCAGTTGCAGATGCTGAGATCACTGGTAATGATATCGAAAATAATGCACCTAAGGGTGCTTctgttggtgatgatgaggCAACTGCTGGTTTAGCTTCATCCGAAGAAGACAAATATACAGAGCCACTTTCTGGAAATATCGATGAAGTTACTGCAACCCAAGAAGCAACCAATCAAAGCAAACCATACCCATAATTTACAccatttttagttttttttttccttacTTTTTGTTAATCGTCTTTTAGCTTTATTTTAATcctttttttgatttggcttagttgtagttgtaatggaaaattgtttttctaaataattttgaacCACCAATCAACCCATTTGGATTGACAAGTTTTTAGTTATTCGTAAATAATAAGATTTAGTTTGATGTTGACTAtgtaataatcaattacaGAATACAATTCAGAAGACAAAATTGTAGAAACAGTCTCAAGAACATCATTAGGGCGATAATATGTCATGCAAGTACATGTGTGATACTGTACTTGTGTTGTATCACTACCGTTTATAAGTACAAAAATTAGATTTTGTAATCTTTTGTTGCTTGTACGGAATAGCTGATAGGTTTTAAGTTTGTTAAGtatatttgaattgaatagATTCAAAATTGATCGCTAAGGCAATAATGTTGTAAACAGattgattttatcatttacaTTGGAGAAAAAATACAGATAAAGCTGGAAACCCGAATTTGACATCTTCACAACGAATATTATATATGTATTtgtaaaaaagaaagactAATAGGATTCTATTATGGGAGAAAaatgagtttttttttttttttttgcaaaatgGATGCGCGCCAAATGCTGCGCATCAAAGTTTGTGTGATTATCGATGATCAGTGAAAGTGTCTTTCCATATAGATGGATGACAATGCTACTAATTCTCTACTTCGGAAAACATATATCAAACATTGAATTAATGATTAGTTCATTTGTCAATATACACTACAAACTACTAAGCCTGCTGTAGAGAGTAGCTTAAATTGTACACAAGAAACAACATGCTAATCACTTTCATGTTGGTACAATGACAACAAACCACACAAAGTATGGTTGCAAACTCATTTCTCCTTCTTAAGCGTATGGCTTGCtatgatttatattttcattttgaaaattacTTGGCGTTGCTTGAATAgacttttcttcttcagaaGACTCTCCTAGATTAACACCAACACTTGTTTGATGATTATCCGAaccaccattattatttgtacCATGTACTGTTGGAGCTATACCAACTTCAGATTCGTTGTAGGCGTTAGCGTCTCTATAATCATAGCTTGCAACTATTTCTTTAGATGCTGGAGTATCATTACCAAATATAAGgccaaaatcaaattgtgAAGGAAATAATGTATGTTTGAATCCGTGTCTTTTAATTTCCGGGATAAAAGTAAAACACAAAACCAACACAAAACTAGCAGCGAATAGTAACCAGTTGAATAAAGTGAATGGTATCAAAGCCTTGAGAATGTGGCAAAAGGAAACATATTCTGAGTAATACAAATAATCACAAGATACTGTTGGAGCATCTGTAGCCAGAATAGCCATAGCAGCAAGATAAAAGATGCATAGAATAAACTCACCTGCAACAGGAATTATGGAAGGAGACCAGtttttaaatataaatggTATCAATAATAGAGTGCAGAAGAAAtagatgatattgattGCAGCAACAACTATAATATAAACTGATTTGTCATAGTAAAATTCAAGTGTAACCAATTCTTGAATAGAAAGACCAAGAACAATAAGAgcaaaaattgtttgtgCACCCCTGATAATTGAAGCGGCGATAACTTTTTTGGACATTACTTAGATTTGATAGAAGCGGTAGAGGAGAAACCTAATCTTATAAGATGAAGCTTTTGGAAACAATATGAAGCAACAAATTCGTTGGTAATGGAAAAGTCCTTCAATTAAATACTACGTGTATTCCTTCTTCCTTACAGAAATAACAAACAGAAACAGTATTACAAACAATTTCGTATGTTTCAAGGTATTGAGTATGATCATTGCTCAAATGACTGAATCAAAGTACCTAATTGTAGTTATGAAAACCAAGAAATAACACTTGCAAATGgattgatgataatttagATCAATCTTAAAGTACCATTTTAACCACGCCAAGAATTATGTGGCTGTGGagaatataaaatatttttatactTTATCTATGTATGGCCAGACTTatgaatcaaaaatatgTTCATACAATTACAGTCTTGTTAGACTCTTGAAGTGTTACATGGGTCATTTGTTTGAACGTCATgtagaattgaattttgcAATGGCATGAACATTAAATATAAGTGgagaaacaacaatatgGGATTCTTATCTGTAtctcgtttttttttattttaggTGGGAGATTCACTACATTTTGGGGATGCAGTTTTGCATGACGCGGCTAAGATGATTACGTAAAATCTATTCTATGGAGAGAAAGGATCTCTAGTTTTTGTGTCGTGGAGTAGAAGGAAATGAATTCCTAGCAATCTCAAAAACTAGACAAATAATACTTGAATTTTTTGAGTGACGCTGTAAGAGTCCCAAGCTAAATGATCAAAGCAGGATTAATCGTAAAATTTTCTATTTAAATATGTTATGTTAGGAGTTTTGGTGTGGACGagttatttaatttaacaaaattaatcaacaaaGTGGGTCACGTGGCCCCAATAACGAAATAGCATTACGTAACCGATATCTCtcaatccaaaaaaaaaaaaaaaccaaactTATAAAGCACAATAAGCTATTATTGTTCTTAtctttcatcatcaaaaatAGTGGCATTAATTCCGGTCATGACAAATAAGAACAGTAATTCCGTCATCAAATTGTAAGCAAATAAGGGCGAGATATTACTCTGTATGTATTAGCCCAATTCTTGaacaaccaacaaaaattagtcaagtttattgtttgaataTAACGAAATTAATGAGAGCACTAAAATGTTGAATCGACAATAATCTGTTATTTCTCCGCCTATACATTTGTAAATTGTATATAAGTTGACTAGGttatattttattcaaaaaattactCTAACTTcctttgcttttttttttttatacaTATTTGTCAATTCCTTATCTTTTAATATATTActt
Encoded proteins:
- a CDS encoding COMPASS/SET1C histone methyltransferase complex subunit, putative (Similar to S. cerevisiae SDC1;~In S. cerevisiae: subunit of the COMPASS (Set1C) complex, which methylates histone H3 on lysine 4 and is required in transcriptional silencing near telomeres), encoding METPIPNHDSIKETIEASVNESIDNSNQTEDKPTNGSVDQNQQSSSPMEIDTKEDSTKPEINTPTPNENSQLPMHEIVGGSSVRRYLNQHLTKTLLEGLKEVAQIKPEDPLKYLGEFLISKSNESKKE
- a CDS encoding mitochondrial fusion machinery protein, putative (Similar to S. cerevisiae UGO1;~In S. cerevisiae: Ugo1p binds directly to Fzo1p and Mgm1p and thereby link these two GTPases during mitochondrial fusion), which codes for MSSSHPDTQVLRPYYDHDTFNAGYSVIYKKGVGIIDPKTNRPVTSNISEKLINQSLNENQGIIRNSFKHGGPVGINATSDKNYVYDLEFNEYFESNNLIEVFKNLLWNFVRSYIKVLLTQPLEIVRLVLQVGKFNFSETVSKTTKKLDLSKSKRLLSETEDDTEATTEQDEDEYPRPQRSSIYDNVRDDDEDDEDEEPINYFQSQNEQQVWSGHEVGGFNTTATPIKQEKKSYRDGKKRIRNNKIKPKSLHTADILTAIINKDGPFAVFRGINASFIYQTLSHTIEAWITGFASPFLGIPDPFFLDLTHSNDPFKSLWLSVTACVLTGIVLMPLDLIRVKFMITQFNSKPLNENDTLEEAAEEIVQSTRSVRESIRNFPVYYLLHPSTPIVFLTTLHQLSTSIFRKMAPYILFIKFNIDSYSSPNIYTFVNLLSLILEFFIKLPVENLLRKQQVQFLLTPKREDTKKVITIEDPKKSLIVEFNDSTEDNQDSTFWERLKQLGLFNGWRIGVLNVIGFWGYNIIKSDGSELKEERL
- a CDS encoding monooxygenase, putative, translated to MTASTNSSNDQKNRTPLILNSFCMGCSGLQCPGLWSHPDDKSRDFNTIEYWVNLAQLLEKGKFNALFIADVLGPYDVYDGPGNFRSVAKSGAQFPTTEPSAVVSAMAAVTKNISFGVTFSTISENPYHFARRLATLDHLTKGRVGWNVVSSYLDSAARNLLNGESLPPHAERYERAQEYIDVVYKLFLSSWSDDAVELKNRVFTNPDKVREINHKGKFFTVPGPSITEPTPQRLPVIIQAGTSKAGKEFAARNAEVVFITTFSPEELGKQIKAIKTLAKEKYGRPEGSIKFLQLITPVVADTHELAEEKFKELQSYGDLDGAQALFSGWTGIDIGKYDYEDNITDKGTNAVKSFLELWNKTSPGEPANVKKTRRDIARQITVGGLGPVFYGTPEEVTDEIERWVDISGVDGFNVTYAISPGTFEDFVEKVIPLLQERGLAQEDYPQDLDHPLTFREQLFGSERKEPYYLLESHPAYDLRWRAGESKDEFERRLNKKRKSEAQEIA